The proteins below are encoded in one region of Nocardioides marmorisolisilvae:
- a CDS encoding DUF3037 domain-containing protein — MTLRPYQYVALRCVPRVEREEFVNVGVVLLCEEDGFLDAACAVDEVRLLALAPDLDLGALHRALAFVESVCRGDGSAGDVATGTLGNRFGFLKAPRSTVVQPGPVHGGLTADPAADLLRLRDVLVG, encoded by the coding sequence ATGACTCTGCGCCCCTACCAGTACGTCGCGCTGCGCTGCGTGCCCCGGGTCGAGCGCGAGGAGTTCGTCAACGTCGGCGTGGTGCTGTTGTGCGAGGAGGACGGCTTCCTCGATGCCGCCTGTGCCGTCGACGAGGTGCGCCTACTCGCCCTGGCGCCCGACCTCGACCTCGGCGCCCTGCACCGCGCCTTGGCCTTCGTGGAGTCGGTCTGCCGCGGGGACGGGTCCGCGGGCGACGTCGCCACCGGCACGCTCGGCAACCGGTTCGGCTTCCTCAAGGCGCCGCGCTCCACCGTCGTGCAGCCCGGCCCCGTCCACGGCGGCCTCACCGCCGACCCCGCCGCCGACCTCCTCCGACTCCGCGACGTCCTGGTGGGCTGA